A stretch of Rhodoferax potami DNA encodes these proteins:
- the tolA gene encoding cell envelope integrity protein TolA, with the protein MPAADTRQEFAPPHTPGMLRALVMALVAHAALVAVLAIGVAWKRELPPATVEAELWSAIPQEAAPPPPPEEPPEPEVEPEPAPKPTPTPPPPVVKPAEPEAPSKADIALAKEKERRIAEEKQKELQAQKAEARKAQEKRELEKQAQEKAAKDKQDKARAQLREKEQLEKEKLAKEKAAREAKEKADKAKLADAAKLKAQKAAKEDAKRTEELRQQQIARMTGLAGASGSGAPGSTGTAAKSSGPGANYSGRIQAAVKPNITFTDTIVGNPKTEIEVSLSASGEILSKRVIKRSGNKAWDDAAENAIDKTRKLPLDDGKVWSPMIIVISPQTLVGP; encoded by the coding sequence ATGCCCGCTGCTGATACCCGACAGGAATTTGCGCCGCCCCACACACCGGGCATGTTGCGCGCGCTGGTCATGGCCTTGGTGGCGCATGCGGCGCTGGTGGCGGTGCTGGCAATTGGCGTGGCCTGGAAACGCGAACTCCCGCCCGCCACGGTAGAGGCTGAGCTGTGGTCTGCGATTCCGCAAGAGGCGGCGCCCCCGCCGCCGCCTGAAGAGCCGCCAGAGCCTGAAGTCGAGCCTGAGCCAGCCCCCAAGCCAACGCCGACTCCCCCGCCCCCCGTGGTCAAGCCCGCAGAGCCGGAAGCCCCGAGTAAGGCAGACATCGCGTTGGCCAAAGAAAAAGAGCGCCGTATCGCCGAAGAAAAGCAAAAGGAATTGCAAGCGCAAAAGGCAGAAGCGCGCAAGGCCCAAGAAAAACGTGAGCTCGAAAAGCAGGCTCAGGAAAAAGCGGCCAAAGACAAGCAAGACAAAGCCCGTGCCCAGTTGCGCGAAAAAGAACAGCTGGAAAAAGAAAAGCTCGCCAAAGAGAAAGCGGCACGCGAGGCGAAAGAGAAAGCAGACAAAGCCAAACTGGCCGACGCCGCCAAACTCAAGGCGCAAAAAGCGGCCAAAGAAGATGCCAAGCGCACAGAAGAGCTGCGCCAGCAGCAAATCGCCCGCATGACTGGTCTGGCGGGAGCCAGCGGCAGTGGTGCGCCAGGCTCCACCGGTACCGCCGCGAAGAGCTCAGGCCCTGGGGCGAACTACAGTGGGCGCATCCAGGCGGCGGTCAAACCCAACATCACGTTCACCGACACGATTGTCGGCAACCCCAAAACTGAGATTGAAGTGAGCCTGAGCGCAAGCGGCGAAATCTTGAGCAAGCGCGTTATCAAACGCAGCGGTAACAAGGCCTGGGATGACGCGGCCGAAAATGCGATCGACAAAACCCGCAAGTTGCCGCTGGACGATGGCAAGGTTTGGTCGCCGATGATCATCGTGATCTCGCCGCAGACCTTGGTCGGCCCCTAA
- a CDS encoding ExbD/TolR family protein codes for MPAVAGRGRGRRTINEINMVPFIDVMLVLLIIFMVTAPLITPSVIDLPSVGKASRQPDQIIQVTLTKTESLEVKVKEKTSSVALKDLAATVKQAQGTGDGAAPANSAVVISADKNVKYESVVKVMDTLQRAGIQRVGLSVQLAN; via the coding sequence ATGCCTGCTGTCGCCGGACGTGGCCGTGGTCGCCGCACCATCAACGAGATCAACATGGTGCCCTTCATCGATGTGATGTTGGTGCTCTTGATCATCTTCATGGTGACCGCACCCTTGATTACCCCCAGCGTGATTGACTTGCCCAGCGTGGGCAAAGCATCGCGTCAGCCTGACCAGATCATCCAGGTGACTCTGACCAAGACCGAGTCGCTCGAGGTCAAAGTAAAAGAGAAAACCTCGTCTGTGGCACTCAAAGACCTGGCCGCCACCGTCAAGCAGGCACAAGGCACGGGCGACGGGGCTGCGCCAGCCAACTCGGCAGTGGTGATCAGTGCCGACAAGAACGTGAAATACGAGAGCGTGGTCAAAGTCATGGACACCTTGCAGCGTGCCGGCATTCAGCGGGTCGGCTTGTCCGTCCAGCTGGCCAACTGA
- the tolQ gene encoding protein TolQ, with product MNQDLSILHLILNASIVVQAVMALLMLVSIASWAAIFRKLFSLKRIKTQNEAFERDFWSGSSLNDLFNAASRNAQTCGPMERIFASGMREFQKLRERRVSDVGTLMDGARRAMRASFQREMDEVESNLSFLASVGSVSPYVGLFGTVWGIMHAFTGLASLQQVTLSTVAPGIAEALVATAIGLFAAIPAVVAYNRFARDLDRIAIQQETFIEEFSNILQRNVSAQPAPAAR from the coding sequence ATGAACCAAGACCTTTCCATCCTGCACCTGATCCTGAACGCGAGCATCGTGGTCCAGGCCGTCATGGCCTTGTTGATGCTGGTATCGATTGCCAGCTGGGCCGCCATCTTCCGCAAGCTGTTTTCGCTCAAACGCATCAAAACCCAAAACGAAGCTTTTGAACGCGATTTTTGGTCAGGCTCCAGCCTCAATGATCTGTTCAACGCAGCGAGTCGCAATGCCCAGACTTGTGGCCCGATGGAGCGTATTTTTGCCAGCGGCATGCGCGAATTTCAAAAGCTGCGCGAGCGCCGTGTGAGCGACGTGGGCACCTTGATGGACGGCGCGCGCCGTGCGATGCGCGCCAGCTTCCAGCGTGAGATGGACGAGGTCGAGAGCAACCTGTCCTTTCTGGCATCAGTCGGGTCGGTGTCGCCGTATGTGGGTCTGTTCGGCACCGTCTGGGGCATCATGCACGCCTTCACCGGCTTGGCCTCTTTGCAACAAGTGACCTTGTCGACCGTGGCGCCGGGTATTGCAGAGGCCTTGGTGGCGACCGCCATCGGCCTGTTTGCAGCGATTCCGGCGGTGGTGGCGTACAACCGCTTCGCACGCGACCTGGACCGCATCGCCATCCAGCAAGAAACCTTCATTGAAGAGTTTTCGAACATCCTGCAACGCAACGTGAGCGCCCAGCCTGCGCCGGCAGCCCGCTAA